Part of the Cupriavidus basilensis genome is shown below.
CGCCATGGCGCCCGGCCATCAAGCTGTATTTTCGGAGACAAGACATGCGCTCGCTCTACACCCCCACGCTTGGCCGCCGCGCGGCCCTGATTGCCCTGGCCACCCTGGCCACGGGCGCCTGGCTGCCCGCCGCGCAGGCCCAGCCCGGCGCGGCCTGGCCGACCAAGCCGGTGACCATCATCCTGCCGTTCGCCCCGGGCGGCGGCACCGACGTGGGCACCCGCCTGGTGGCGCTGCGGCTCTCGCAACTGTGGGGCCAGCCGGTACTGGTGGACAACCGCCCCGGCGCGGCCGGCAATGTCGGCCTGGACATCGTGTCCCGCGCCAAGCCCGATGGGTACACGCTGGTGGCGGGCAATGTCGGCACGCAATCGATCAATCCCTCGCTTTACAAGAAGCTCAACTATGACCCGGCCGCCTTCGTGCCGATCAGCCTGATGGCGGAGTTGCCCTTTGCGCTGGTGGTAACGCCCAAGCTGCCGGCCAGGAACCCGAAGGAACTGGTGGCGCTGGCCAAGGCGCAGCCGGGCAAGCTGACCTATGCCAGCTCGGGCAGCGGCGGCTCGCCGCATCTGTCGGCCGAGATCTTCAAGGTAGCAACCGGCACGGACCTGCTGCACGTGCCCTACAAGGGCGGCGGCGCGGCCATGACGGACCTGATGGCGGGTAATGTCGACATGCTGTTCGCCTCGATCCTGGAAACCGCCGGCCATGTGAAATCCGGCAAGCTGCGCGCGCTGGCCGTGACCAGCAAGGTCCGCTCGCCCGCGCTGCCGGACGTGCCGACGCTGGCGGAGGCGGGCATCGCCGGCGCCGAGTCGGGGTCGTGGGTGGGCCTGCTGGCGCCGGCTGGCACGCCCAAGGACATCGTCGACAAGATCGCCGCCGGCGTGAAGGAAGTGGTGGCGATGCCGGCGGTGAAGGAGCAACTGATCGCGCAAGGCGCCATTCCCGTGGGCAGCACGCCCACGCAGTTCGCCGACCTGATTGCCACGGATCGCAAGCGCTACGCCAAGATCATCCATG
Proteins encoded:
- a CDS encoding Bug family tripartite tricarboxylate transporter substrate binding protein, yielding MRSLYTPTLGRRAALIALATLATGAWLPAAQAQPGAAWPTKPVTIILPFAPGGGTDVGTRLVALRLSQLWGQPVLVDNRPGAAGNVGLDIVSRAKPDGYTLVAGNVGTQSINPSLYKKLNYDPAAFVPISLMAELPFALVVTPKLPARNPKELVALAKAQPGKLTYASSGSGGSPHLSAEIFKVATGTDLLHVPYKGGGAAMTDLMAGNVDMLFASILETAGHVKSGKLRALAVTSKVRSPALPDVPTLAEAGIAGAESGSWVGLLAPAGTPKDIVDKIAAGVKEVVAMPAVKEQLIAQGAIPVGSTPTQFADLIATDRKRYAKIIHDNKLSAD